The DNA sequence TGCACAGGCGCGGCCGCTGATCTCCGATCGCGAAGTTGACGAGATGGTGGCGGTTCTCTTGGATGCGGTCAAGAAGATGTTCGCGAGAACCGTCTGCTCGACTGCCCTCGTTCGCGCTGCCGCCGCACAAAGTCAGAGAGAAGTTCGGGCTGTTCGATAGCCTGCAGCAGACGAGCCGCCGCGTGCGAGGGGTTCCGCTCTCCCTGCTCCCACGACTGCACCGTCTTCAGCGAGACATGAAGCACGGCAGCGAAGCCGCTCTGGCTCATGTGCAGCTGCTGACGCACCCGCAGGACGTCGGCCGGACCGTAGTGAGGAGGGGGGGCGGGGATCTCGATGAGCGTCATGGGAAGCTCGATCTCGCCACGCGCGTGACGCAGTGCTTCGTCGAGCCCTTCCTTCAAGCGCTCTCCTAGTGGC is a window from the Pseudomonadota bacterium genome containing:
- a CDS encoding helix-turn-helix domain-containing protein, producing MTVRPNRQPLGERLKEGLDEALRHARGEIELPMTLIEIPAPPPHYGPADVLRVRQQLHMSQSGFAAVLHVSLKTVQSWEQGERNPSHAAARLLQAIEQPELLSDFVRRQRERGQSSRRFSRTSS